The nucleotide sequence TGGTGAAGTCGTCAGCCTCGATGAGGCGCCGATTCCGAATCTTTACGCTGCCGGCGAGCTGGTCGGCGGGCTGTTCTATTTCAACTATCCCGGCGGCACCGGCTTGATGGCGGGCGCCGTGTTCGGACGCATCGCGGGGGATTCTGCCGGCGCTCAGATCAAGGCTGCACGAAAATAGAAAATCCATTTTTGCATAGGGGGAAACAAATAATGAAAACAACATCGATTGCTACAACACTTCTGCTCACCGTCTCATTGCTGACGTCGACCGCCGCGCGTGCCGCGGACGACACGATCAAGATCGGCATTCTCAACGATCAGGCGGGTCCCTTCGCCGACAATGGCGGGCGCGGGTCGGTTGCGGCAGCGCGGCTGGCTGCGGAGGATTTCGGCAATCAGGTTCTCGGCAAGAAAATCGAGATCATTAGCGCCGACCACCAGAACAAGCCGGACATCGCGTCCGCCACGGCCCGCAAATGGTTCGACAGCGAGGGCGTCGATGTGATTGCCGACGGTGCGGCGTCGTCCGCCGGTTTTGCAATCCTCGAGATCGCCCGTCAGAAGAACAAGATCTTCCTCATCAGCGGGCCGGGATCGTCCGATTTCACCGGGAAGGCCTGCTCGCCGGTCAGCTTTCATTTCAACTACGATACCTACGCGCTGTCGCGGATGACCAGTGAGGCCGTCACCAAGGCCGGCGGTACCAGCTGGTTCTTTATCTCGGCGGACTACGCATTCGGTCATGCGCTTCAGCGCGACGCGACCAAGTTCATCGAAGCTGCGGGCGGCAAGGTCATCGGCTCCGCCGCGCATCCGCTCGGAACAGCGGATTTTGCTTCGTTCCTGCTGCAGGCGCAGGCGTCCAAGGCCAAGGTGGTCGGATTGGCAACGTCCGGCGCGGATGTCCAGACCGCCATCAAGCAGGCAGGCGAGTTCGGTACCGTCGAACGCGGTCAAAGTCTCGCCGGTCTCCTTGTGTTCATCACCGACGTCAACGCGCTGGGGCTGAAGGTGACCCAGGGTCTGCAGGTCACGACGTCGTTCTACTGGGACATGAACGAGAGCACGCGCGCCTGGTCGAAGCGCTATTTCGCGGCGATGGAAGGCCGCGTGCCGAGCATGGTTCAGGCCGGTGTCTACAGCGGCGTTCATCACTACCTTGCGGCGGTCAAGGCAGCGGGGACGAAAGACCCTACCGTCGTCGCGGCCAAGATGCGCGAGATGAAGGTCAACGACATGTACAACAAGGATGTGACGATCAGGCCGGACGGGCGCGTGCTGCACACGATGCACCTTGTGCAGGTCAAGAAGCCTGAGGAGTCGAAGTACAAGTATGACTACTACAAGATCCTGACGTCGCAGCCCGGCGAAAGCGTGTTTCGTCCGCTCAGCGAAGGCAACTGTCCGCTGGTCAAGTCCTAAGACTAAAATCAATCCGGGCACGATGCTGTCGTGCCCGGATGTTGAAGCAGGAGTTACGTATGTCGGGTGCTATCGGCTTTGTCGGCCTCGGAGTGATGGGAGAGCCGATCTGCCGCAATCTTCTTCGCAAGAGCGGGAAATCGCTTGTTGTCTATGACCTCGCGCCGGAGCCGCTGGCGCGGCTCGGTGAGGAGGGGGCTGCGATTGCAGCCTCGGTCGCCGACGTCGTGTCGCGTTGCGATGTCCTGTTTCTGTGCCTGCCCAGCGCCAAACACGTGCGCGCTGCCTTTGAAGGCGACGCGGGAATTCTGCAAACCATCAAGCCCAACCAGATCGTGGTTGATCTCGGCACCTCGTCGGTCGAGCTCACGCGCGATTTCGCGCGCCGGCTCGAAGGCAAGGACGCATCGTGGATTGATGCGCCGATCGCGCGAACGCGTCAGGCGGCGCAGGATGGCACCCTGAGCGTCATGGTCGGCGCGTCGCCGCAACTGTTCGAAACGGTTGTACCGCTGATCCGGTGTTTCGCCACCGAGGTAACGTTGTGCGGCGGCACCGGCGCCGGACAGGTGACCAAGATTCTCAACAACATGGTACTGTTCCAGACGGTCAATGCGCTCGCCGAAGCCGTTGCGATCGCCAGGCACAGCGGCGTCGAACCGAAACTGCTGCTGGAAACCTTGTCGAAGGGATCGGCGGACAGCTTCGCGCTTCGCAATCATGGCCTGAAAGCCATCGTGCCGGATGACTTTCCGCTGCGCGCGTTCTCGACCGAGTATGCGCTGAAGGATATGTCCTATGCGCTCGAGCTTGCGTCGCAGGGCGGGCTTCGGCCGCGGGGCGCGGCTCTGGTTGGCGAGATTCTTCAGGAAGCCATCGAATGCGGACTGGGGGATGCATATTTCCCTGTGATCGCTAAAATTGCCGACCGGCCCGGATCGTCCAACAAGGATTAAGCGAATGTCGTCTCCTGGCGTTGCTGCCGTGAATCGTGCGTTGACCATTCTTTCCGCGTTCGAGGGAGAGACCGAGGCGATGACCCTTGCCGCGCTCGCCCGCCGCACTGGATTGTACAAAAGCACGCTGTTGAGATTGATGACCTCGCTTCAGGAATTCGGCTACCTCGGCCAGCTTCCTGACGGGCGTTATCATCTCGGGCCGACACCGTTTCGTCTGGGGGCCGTCTACCAGCGCACGAACAAGCTGCATGATCATGTGATGCCGGTGCTGCGCCATCTCGTTGTTGCAGGAACCGAGAGCCCGTCATTCCACGTCCGGCACGATGCGAAATCCCGGCTGTGTGTGTTTCGGGTCGATTCGCAGCATTCGACGCTGGATCGCGTCGAGGCCGGCGCACTGTTGCCGCTGGATCGCGGCGCCGCGGGCAAGGTGATTCTGGCCTTTGGCGGCGAAAGCGGCGAGGCGTTCGATCGGATTCGCGCCGAGTTCATCGCGGCCTCTTTCGGGGAGCGTGATCCTGATTGCGCCGGCATCGCCTGTCCGGTGTTCGGACCGGACGGCGCACTGGCCGGGGCGCTGTCTGTCTCCGGGCCGAAGCCGCGATTCACCCGGGATAGCTCCCGGCGCATGTCCGATCTTCTGCTGGAGAGTGCGCTGCACCTGACCCGTGTGCTGGGAGGGCGCAACGACGCGATGACCAGGGTTGTCGATGTGCGAAAGAAGAAGATGCTGCGAACGGCCTGAGCCGACGCCTGGCCGCCACACATCCTTGTCCGTCAACGAGGACAAGCAATCTTGATTGCCTGCCTCGTCGGCGCGTTGGTATAAGTCCAGCGCACCCGCACGGATGTCGCCCGCGGATTGCGACGTGAAGTGAATCGAAAGCTTTGTAGGCTCGATGCACGGTAAAGACGGTCATACCGGAACAAAGACAGCGTTCGTTTTCGCAGGCGGCGGAAGTTTTGGTGCGATTCAAGTCGGAATGATGCAGGCCCTCGCGGCCCATGGCGTCACAGCCGACCTTGTGGTCGGATCGAGCGTAGGGGCGATGAACGGCGCCTACTATGCCGGCTCACCGACGCTGGACGGCGTCAAGAAACTGGCGGACATCTGGCGCGGGCTGACACGGCACGATGTGTTTCCGGTGTCGCTGTATTCGTTCGCATCGTTCTTGTGGCGGCGGGATTTTCTGATCTCGCACGACGGCGTTCGCAAGTTGATCGAGGATCATCTTCCGTACAAAAAACTGGAAGAGGCCGCCGTTCCGATTCATATCGTCACAACTGATATCGTGTCCGGCGAGACCGTGGTGCTTTCCGAAGGGTCCGCGGCCGAAGCCATCGTGGCCAGCACGGCGATCCCGGGCGCCTTCGCGCCGGTCAAATACAAGGATCGCTTTCTGGCCGACGGGGCGATCTCCAGCAACACGCCGATCCGCGTCGCGATCCAGAAGGGCGCGCAGCGGCTCATCATTATGCCGACCGGTTTCGCCTGCGCGGGGCAGGACCCGCCGGTGGGGGCTGTCGCAACGGCACTTCATGCCCTGACGCTGCTGATCGCGCGGCAGATGACCACCGAGCTGGAGTATCTTGAGCGGACCGTTGAATATTGTGTGGTGCCGCCGCTGTGTCCGCTGGTCGGATCGCCCTATGACTTCACCCGCACAGACGACCACATCGCGCGGGCCATCAAGAACACCGAGACATGGATCGCCGATGGCGGCCTTGAGAAGGATGGCATCCCCGGCGAGATGCGCCCGCACCAGCACTGACCGCGCATGGTGCCATCGGCTGGGTCGAAATATTGCTTTGCAGCAAGCAGTGGGCGTCAGTTCTATGCGCGTGGTGTGACGGGATCACGTCAGACCCTCCGCGTATCCACGCCACGTTGATGTCGATGGCCCGTGGTTTGGTGTATAGTCACATCTATCGTAGCTGATGGTGCTATCGACCCGGGCCGGGAAACGCGCCAACATGCGGCGGATGTCGGAGCACTTTGCCAGGTCTCGTCAGCGAGGTTTTTATGCAAAATTTGACGCTGCTGTTATCGCCTCGTTTCATCATACTGACGCTTTGCATTTGCATCACCGCGCTTCTGGTCTGCGCCGCGGTCTACTACGATTTCAAACACATTTTTCTCTTTGCGATTCCGATCACGATTTTCGGCTCGCTGTCGGTGCTTGGTATTCACGACATGCTCCAGAAGAGCCACGCCGTTCTGCGCAACTATCCGATCTCCGCGCATATCCGCTTTCTGCTGGAGGAAATCCGGCCCGAGATGCGGCAATACTTCTTCGAAAGCGAAAAAGACGGCAAGCCGTTCAGCCGCGATACGCGCGCAGTGGTCTACCAGCGCGCGAAGATGGTACTCGACAAGCGCCCGTTCGGCACCCAGGAAGATGTCTATGCGCAAGGCTACGAATGGATGAATCATTCGGTCTCGCCGAAGCCGCTGGCCGACGCACCTTTTCGCGTCATGATCGGCGGACCGGACTGCACCAAGCCGTATTCCGCCTCGGTGTTCAACATTTCCGCCATGAGTTTCGGCGCGCTCAGCCCCAACGCCGTGCGGGCGCTCAATGCCGGCGCGAAAAAAGGAAATTTCGCGCATGACACCGGCGAGGGCGGTGTCAGCCCCTATCACCGCGAAAACGGCGGCGATCTGATCTGGGAAATCGGATCGGGATATTTTGGCTGCCGCAATCCCGACGGAACGTTTAATCCTGAACTTTTCGCGAAGGTTGCGAGCGACGATCAGATCAAGATGGTTGAACTGAAAGTCAGCCAGGGCGCGAAGCCGGGCCACGGCGGCGTGCTGCCGGCCGCGAAGGTGTCCGAGGAGATTTCACGCATTCGCGGCGTCGCAGTGGGCGAGGATTGCATTTCGCCGGCCTATCACAAGGCGTTTTCAACTCCGATCGAAATGATGCAGTTCATCGCCGAGATGCGCCGGCTGTCGGGCGGCAAGCCGGTGGGCTTCAAGCTCTGCATCGGCCATCGCTGGGAGTTCCTTGCGATCTGCAAGGCGATGGTCAAGACCGGGATCTATCCGGACTTCATTGTGGTCGACGGCAATGAAGGCGGCACCGGCGCGGCTCCCGCTGAGTTCATGGACCACCTTGGCATGCCGATGCGCGAGGGCGTCAGTTTCGTCCACAACGCCTTGATCGGGATTAATGCGCGAGATCGCATCCGGATCGGCGCAGCCGGCAAGATCGCGACGGGATTCGACGTGGCGCGCGCCATGGCGCTCGGCGCGGACTGGTGCAATTCGGCGCGGGGCTTCATGTTCGCTTTGGGTTGCATTCAATCGCTGAGTTGTCACACCGATCGCTGCCCGACCGGCGTGACGACGCAGGATCCGTCACGTAACCGTGCTCTGGTGGTGCCGGACAAGACCATGCGCGTTTACAATTATCACCGCGCGACCCTGCACGCGCTGGCGGAATTGATCGCGGCATCCGGTCTTAGCCATCCGCAGGAGATCCGGCCGATCCACTTCTCGCATCGCCTCTCGGGGACGGAGGTGCTGTCGTTTGCGCGGCTTTATCCGCAAATTCGTCCCGGCGAACTGCTGGAAGGTCACGTCGAGAACCCGCGCTTCCATGCCTGGGCATTCGCGCAGGCAGAGTCCTTTGCGCCGGTTGCCGCTGCGGCGCCTCCCGCGGCAGTTGTCACGCCGGTCGCGGCGCGCGGATGATCTCAGAACTCGCCGTGCAGCCTGCCTGAGAAGATCGAGACCGGTCCCCGGTCGGCGTTGTAGGCCGGGTTGGTGATGAGCTGGTAGTCGGCGGTGAGCGTGAAGGCCTTGCTGAGCGCGAGCGCGTAGTAGGTCTCCAGAATCCGTTCCGTGCCGTAGTTCAGCCGGCCGTCGCCGATCAGGAGGCCCTTGCCGCCGGCCGCGAGGAAGTCGCGGTGCGCGCCGGACAGGCCGTTGATCGCGCCGCCGAGGCCGATGGTGTCGTCGGGCCGTCCCCAGTGGCTGCCATTGATCGAAACGCCCCCCGACACGCTGCGGTCGATGTCAGTGAACGACAGAATCTCGTTCTGGCCGTCGTTCCAGCTCGCCCGCGCGAAAATGCCGACGTCGGTTGCGATCTGCTGTTCGGCGTTGACGTAGAAGCCGTACTTCGACCGCTCGCGGCGCTCGCCCGGCACGATGTCATTGATGTTGATCCCGGGATTCGCCGCGCTGATGCCCAGCGCGTTGCGGTAATTGGCGGTGTTGCCGCGGTTGGCGAACACGCCCACGCGCAGTTTGCCGGGCTGGTCCAGGATCGTGTGGCGTCCCTCGAATTCGATCACCGCGCCGCCGGTCTTGAAGGTGAGCACGTCGCTGTTGGGCTGCGACGGCACCTGAAACAGGCCAGCCCTGATGGCCCAGTCCTTGCGGT is from Afipia massiliensis and encodes:
- a CDS encoding ABC transporter substrate-binding protein, with protein sequence MKTTSIATTLLLTVSLLTSTAARAADDTIKIGILNDQAGPFADNGGRGSVAAARLAAEDFGNQVLGKKIEIISADHQNKPDIASATARKWFDSEGVDVIADGAASSAGFAILEIARQKNKIFLISGPGSSDFTGKACSPVSFHFNYDTYALSRMTSEAVTKAGGTSWFFISADYAFGHALQRDATKFIEAAGGKVIGSAAHPLGTADFASFLLQAQASKAKVVGLATSGADVQTAIKQAGEFGTVERGQSLAGLLVFITDVNALGLKVTQGLQVTTSFYWDMNESTRAWSKRYFAAMEGRVPSMVQAGVYSGVHHYLAAVKAAGTKDPTVVAAKMREMKVNDMYNKDVTIRPDGRVLHTMHLVQVKKPEESKYKYDYYKILTSQPGESVFRPLSEGNCPLVKS
- a CDS encoding NAD(P)-dependent oxidoreductase codes for the protein MLKQELRMSGAIGFVGLGVMGEPICRNLLRKSGKSLVVYDLAPEPLARLGEEGAAIAASVADVVSRCDVLFLCLPSAKHVRAAFEGDAGILQTIKPNQIVVDLGTSSVELTRDFARRLEGKDASWIDAPIARTRQAAQDGTLSVMVGASPQLFETVVPLIRCFATEVTLCGGTGAGQVTKILNNMVLFQTVNALAEAVAIARHSGVEPKLLLETLSKGSADSFALRNHGLKAIVPDDFPLRAFSTEYALKDMSYALELASQGGLRPRGAALVGEILQEAIECGLGDAYFPVIAKIADRPGSSNKD
- a CDS encoding IclR family transcriptional regulator, with amino-acid sequence MSSPGVAAVNRALTILSAFEGETEAMTLAALARRTGLYKSTLLRLMTSLQEFGYLGQLPDGRYHLGPTPFRLGAVYQRTNKLHDHVMPVLRHLVVAGTESPSFHVRHDAKSRLCVFRVDSQHSTLDRVEAGALLPLDRGAAGKVILAFGGESGEAFDRIRAEFIAASFGERDPDCAGIACPVFGPDGALAGALSVSGPKPRFTRDSSRRMSDLLLESALHLTRVLGGRNDAMTRVVDVRKKKMLRTA
- a CDS encoding patatin-like phospholipase family protein; this encodes MHGKDGHTGTKTAFVFAGGGSFGAIQVGMMQALAAHGVTADLVVGSSVGAMNGAYYAGSPTLDGVKKLADIWRGLTRHDVFPVSLYSFASFLWRRDFLISHDGVRKLIEDHLPYKKLEEAAVPIHIVTTDIVSGETVVLSEGSAAEAIVASTAIPGAFAPVKYKDRFLADGAISSNTPIRVAIQKGAQRLIIMPTGFACAGQDPPVGAVATALHALTLLIARQMTTELEYLERTVEYCVVPPLCPLVGSPYDFTRTDDHIARAIKNTETWIADGGLEKDGIPGEMRPHQH
- a CDS encoding FMN-binding glutamate synthase family protein, whose protein sequence is MQNLTLLLSPRFIILTLCICITALLVCAAVYYDFKHIFLFAIPITIFGSLSVLGIHDMLQKSHAVLRNYPISAHIRFLLEEIRPEMRQYFFESEKDGKPFSRDTRAVVYQRAKMVLDKRPFGTQEDVYAQGYEWMNHSVSPKPLADAPFRVMIGGPDCTKPYSASVFNISAMSFGALSPNAVRALNAGAKKGNFAHDTGEGGVSPYHRENGGDLIWEIGSGYFGCRNPDGTFNPELFAKVASDDQIKMVELKVSQGAKPGHGGVLPAAKVSEEISRIRGVAVGEDCISPAYHKAFSTPIEMMQFIAEMRRLSGGKPVGFKLCIGHRWEFLAICKAMVKTGIYPDFIVVDGNEGGTGAAPAEFMDHLGMPMREGVSFVHNALIGINARDRIRIGAAGKIATGFDVARAMALGADWCNSARGFMFALGCIQSLSCHTDRCPTGVTTQDPSRNRALVVPDKTMRVYNYHRATLHALAELIAASGLSHPQEIRPIHFSHRLSGTEVLSFARLYPQIRPGELLEGHVENPRFHAWAFAQAESFAPVAAAAPPAAVVTPVAARG